In the genome of Vicia villosa cultivar HV-30 ecotype Madison, WI linkage group LG7, Vvil1.0, whole genome shotgun sequence, one region contains:
- the LOC131620956 gene encoding mannose-1-phosphate guanylyltransferase 1, with the protein MKALILVGGFGTRLRPLTLSFPKPLVDFANKPMILHQIEALKAAGVTEVVLAINYQPEVMLNFLKDFEAKLGIKISCSQETEPLGTAGPLALARDKLIDESGEPFFVLNSDVISDYPLKEMIEFHKSHGGEASIMVTKVDEPSKYGVVVTEETTGQVEKFVEKPKLFVGNKINAGIYLLNPSVLDRIELRPTSIEKEIFPKIAAEKKLYAMVLPGFWMDIGQPRDYITGLRLYLESLRKKSSSKLAIGSNIVGNVIVDETAKIGEGCLIGPDVAIGPGCIVESGVRLSRCTVMRGVRIKKHACISSSIIGWHSTVGQWARVENMTILGEDVHVCDEIYSNGGVVLPHKEIKTNILKPEIVM; encoded by the exons ATGAAGGCATTGATTCTGGTTGGGGGGTTTGGAACTAGGTTGAGGCCATTGACACTCAGTTTCCCTAAGCCTCTTGTCGATTTTGCTAACAAACCCATGATTTTGCATCAG ATAGAGGCTCTTAAGGCCGCTGGAGTTACTGAAGTGGTACTGGCCATCAATTACCAACCAGAG GTTATGTTGAATTTCTTGAAGGATTTTGAAGCAAAACTAGGCATTAAGATTAGTTGTTCACAAGAAACTGAACCACTAGGAACTGCGGGGCCCCTGGCTCTTGCTAGGGATAAGCTGATAGATGAATCTGGAGAGCCATTTTTTGTTCTCAACAGTGATGTTATCAGTGATTACCCACTTAAAGAAATGATTGAATTTCACAAATCCCATGGAGGGGAGGCTTCCATTATGGTTACAAAG GTTGACGAGCCATCGAAATATGGTGTTGTTGTAACGGAGGAGACCACAGGACAGGTTGAGAAATTTGTTGAAAAACCGAAGTTGTTTGTTGGCAACAAAATCAATGCTGGAATTTACCTATTGAATCCATCTGTTTTGGATCGAATTGAACTGAGGCCCACTTCTATAGAAAAAGAAATTTTTCCAAAGATTGCTGCAGAGAAAAAGCTATATGCAATGGTCCTTCCTGGATTCTGGATGGACATCGGACAACCGAGGGACTATATTACTGGCTTGAGGCTTTACCTTGAGTCATTGAGGAAGAAGTCTTCTTCTAAGCTGGCCATTGGCTCTAACATTGTGGGGAATGTCATTGTTGATGAAACAGCAAAAATTGGCGAGGGATGTCTCATTGGACCTGATGTCGCTATTGGTCCCGGCTGCATTGTTGAATCGGGCGTGAGGCTCTCACGCTGCACAGTAATGCGAGGAGTCCGGATTAAGAAGCATGCTTGCATTTCCAGCAGTATTATTGGGTGGCATTCCACCGTTGGTCAATGGGCTCGAGTCGAGAATATGACTATCCTTGGAGAAGATGTTCATGTTTGTGATGAGATTTACAGCAACGGAGGTGTTGTTTTGCCCCACAAGGAGATTAAGACAAATATTCTGAAACCCGAGATTGTCATGTGA